From the genome of Nicotiana sylvestris chromosome 2, ASM39365v2, whole genome shotgun sequence, one region includes:
- the LOC104219338 gene encoding uncharacterized protein, translating to MDVYPSPVAARNPKGGAMITAVKNRRHVVAVDDDDDAGDQIECTGKSCKSCTVGVVADCVALCCCPCAVISILGLAFFKIPWIMGKKILVKGKKKSSKKLEKKKKKKKKEMEKSYSYRDCVTYELDSIDGISRRIKVFEDEEEDEAEKERTKWGIVIGEEEELKDKFSGRFIDAEEVWFELYEFGHLGFGRVSFTGISPSSTNNRS from the coding sequence ATGGATGTATACCCATCTCCAGTTGCTGCACGTAATCCTAAAGGTGGCGCAATGATCACCGCCGTGAAGAACCGCCGGCATGTGGTGGCTGTCGACGATGACGACGACGCCGGAGACCAAATCGAGTGCACCGGAAAATCCTGCAAGTCATGTACAGTTGGAGTGGTGGCAGATTGCGTGGCATTATGTTGTTGTCCTTGTGCAGTAATAAGTATTTTAGGTCTGGCATTTTTCAAGATTCCATGGATAATGGGTAAAAAAATCTTGgttaaagggaaaaagaaaagcagtaaaaagctggagaaaaagaagaagaaaaagaagaaggaaatggaGAAGAGTTACAGTTACCGTGACTGTGTAACGTATGAACTGGACAGTATTGATGGAATATCAAGAAGAATAAAAGTAtttgaagatgaagaagaagatgaagcagaaaaaGAAAGGACAAAATGGGGAATAGtaattggagaagaagaagagttaAAAGATAAATTTAGTGGGAGATTTATTGATGCAGAAGAAGTTTGGTTTGAGTTGTATGAATTTGGTCATTTGGGTTTTGGTAGAGTTTCTTTCACTGGAATCTCACCTTCTTCTACTAATAATAGGTCATAA